In the Ciconia boyciana chromosome 25, ASM3463844v1, whole genome shotgun sequence genome, atcagggaaggaaggagtCTTAAAACACTGGTACAGGAAAATCTCACTTCTAAAGTGATGTGCCTACGCTGAAGTAACATTTACCCACTGAAACACACTATTTTCACAGCTTGATCAGTTTATCAGCTGAAGTTAAATGTTGGCTACTCTTGCCATGAGTAGGAGGAGCATTAGAGCAGGAAGAATTACTCTCTGCTAGAGTCACTAAATCCTCCttaaattatttacttattaaattacttttaatccATTAATCTCAGAGAGATCATGGGGGCATGAAGAGAGAATGTTTGAAGAACACTAAAATGCTACATTCAATTGCACATAAAACAGTGCAGAGCAAGTCAAAATAGCTGCCaggtggattaaaaaaaattagatttctgCAGTCAAAATTACTGAATTAAACTTCTGCATGCAAATAGCTATCAACCCCTTTATAAAACTGCAGTGCATAAATTCTCAAGAGCAAAGAACTCTCAAAGTACTTCAATGCAtacatttacacacacacacacacatatatataaaaaacacaaaataacgTAAGTGTCTGGGAATCCTATTCATGAAAGAGGCCCCATCGTGACAACAAAGAAGGtcccttccccagcatatttaCAGTCTAATATACTTGTCCATTTGGTCAGTTTAATACTACTTGGCATCTCATAGAGCAAAGAATATCAAGGCACTGTAATTTAAACATTAAGGAGGAGGTCTTTCAAAGGAGCATGCAAATTGCTCTGTGCACTTGTGCAATCATAAGCTCTTGTTTATGCACCAAAGGACTGTTGCCTTCATGCCTGATATAGAGACAGAGACTACGCTGAATTCCTCATCCATTTCAACTCCTGTAACCCCCTCTCAACAAATTCAAACCCACCCAAGaacttttacttaaaaattagaagccactgaaagaaaatattgtgtatTTTCCACGGGGCAACAGCAGTCAGCTAGATTTGAATGTCAGATTTATAGCCTCTTAAAAGAAAGGCTGTTACTTTTATGGCTCTTAGCGAAAACAGCTGAATTTAATAGCTACACCAGGGGTGTTCCAATTATGTGCTTTACTTCTGCTGCATTACAGcaattttaagaacaaaattgcAGCCTGTGAGATAGATAAAGCTACCTGCTGTGAAAGGTTTGGTGTTGGGGTGGTTGTGTATAAAAAGTGAGATGACAAGCATACTTGCAGGACATTTTGAGACGGAGAAGAGTTGGAGTTACTCTGGAACCTCTCTCAGCAAGCAGGTAATGCACTTAAACAGCATATACCAGATTCCCTTTTTACTTATTCAGTGCTTACAGATGCTTGTAGTAGAAGAAACTTGCATTAGAAGAGACTGCAAAGAGCACTTTTTAAGGAACAGGGACGTCAGAACAGAAACCGGCTAAACTGAATACATCTGTCAAATATCAACAGGGATTTTCATGTAACCTTTGAGGTCCAGACATTCCTAAAACTCTGACAGGTCGTTCAAAAATCCTAATTTGGGTCTTAATCCAaatttttcagatgttaaaTCTCTTTATAATGAACTAATCCACGCTTTGAGAGGCTCAAAATCCAGCTGTGGCTCACACATAGGCACAATGCCACTGGGGCGCAAAAGATCAGAACTGGAGATCcagaaatgtaacattttcataATTCTGTAAGATAAAAATGGAGCTGTAATGTCATTATGATCAGAAAGATGTTTTGTTCTCTCACAGGATGGAGAAGCCCAAGAAGATCTTTGTCAGTGTCCTCCTGTTTGTCATGCTTGTGGAAATCTGCTTGGCTCAACACTGGTCTTACGGCCTGCaaccaggaggaaaaaggaatgcTGAAAACCTGGTAGAATCATTTCAAGAGGTAGGTTCTAGACTGTAAAACAACCCTGTTGCTTTAGCTAGGATCCCTTATTTGTAAAAGACGCAAGCAAAAAAGAGGTGACATAGGCTTTACGGTACATGTGTCTATCTCTGTCtcttccccccaaaatacacatatatatacacacacacacacacacacacttttttaaagtagtaatTGGAAAGTAATTGGCATTAGGGTAAGATGACACTTGACAGCCTTGCATAAAGAACAGTGCTGTCCATTGCAGACAGAGAGCTTGGGCAGCCTGCTCTAAAGGAGAGATGAAAGTCCAAGTTCCAGGTTAAACCTGATTTCCTCTTCTCGCTAAATTTCAGCCAATATTCTGATGGGCTGTTTTATGACAACATTCATCCACTTCACTGAGAATGTGGCAGTGGGCAGCTGTCATGTGGTAACTGATTAGATAGTAAGCAGTTAAATGACAAAGCAAATGTGAAAGGTTCTGTCCGCCAGTGGTTTTCCCATCCTTTCTAATACTTCATGTGTAGTCTCTTGTAATAGCACTCTAACATCCTGATTTTAAGTTTGCTGTAGCACAAGCATAGCACCTGGGAAAGAGGCAAATTTAAATTGTGCAGTGGAACAGTTTCATCTTCATCTGTAAGTAGGGTAGAGTTGCTTTAGCAGAAAAATCTCCCTTCATAAAGGCTGTATCCCTTCCCAATTCAGACtgcaaatgaaatggaaaaattaggGGGAGTGCAGGAGACTGAATGCCCAGGCTCGTATCAGCATTCCAGGTTCAGTGATCTGAAGGAAGCCATGGTAAgtaacatgttttttcttttatcactaTGGGAAAATTAGGGGACCGGTCCAGGCTGGGAAAGTAcatggagggaagagaaaaaaggtggtggaaaaggaagaggcagCACGTAAGTTTAGTTCACACGTGGCAATACTGGCTCTGCCCTTATTATCTGCATCATTCTTAAGTACTTCAGAGTTACAGTCCTAGGACAGGACTATATTATTCTTATGCTCCCATTGTAGCAATGTCCTTACtcactaaattaaaaacaaaataaagtcgAACACATTCTACCTTAATACAAATCTATGCAGCATTCACAGATGCTTAACTTCAAAGGCGCACTTTGCCAGCTGAAGAATCAAGCCATATGGAAGCTGCTGCTCCCAAGGTCCCTAGCCTGggaaatgtgttttccattaGATGCTCTAATGCAATGACAGCAGAGACTTCACATACAAACTAACTGCCATAGAAAGAATACTCTCAAGCAAAAATGTGCTCTTTAATTAATATAGCAACACCTTGATCAGGCCAGATGGTCACCGCTTTCTGAGAAGTGTCTCTGAGCTGTCCTAAAACTTGAAACACTCCATTTCTACTTCATTTTTGAAGCCAAGACCAAAAGTTTCAAGTACACACTCTAGCCTTTCACCAAGGAACCTGGCCTGAATAAAGGCTCATAAACTCAGTAACAGTAACGCAGACAGGTCGGAGTCTGACTTCCACTGGATTTTCATGCAGAAACTGCCTaaaatccagtatttttttttttaggtaatcTTTAATCCTATTTGTACCTAACATAAAATGGAATCTTTGTACATGACTCTGGCTTCCAATAGCACTACTTGCAGAACGAAGAGCCAGCAACAGTAACTTAATATGTTtagacttgttttttttttttactgcaagagACTATGTTAGGCAGGAAAAGATGCCAGAATAATTATCAGGATAGTTCAAATGAGTCCTTGATACTTCTTGCTCACTGAGGGAAACTTGGCATTTCTTTGCAGAGCTGATGGCACCCCCCCAATCAGATTCTTAGGTTTGCTCAGAAACTGCTGGTAATCATGCACATAAATGTAAAAACTTCTAAGCCTCTGCATCAAACACTTAGTTTGCATGTCTTATTCCTGTAGCACAGCCTGAACTATGTCGCCTACTTATTTCTAGCTGCTCAATGacattgaaaacaaattaaactttttCCAGATGCAGCTCTTCCAATGTAACACATTCCTGGAGGTGCTTCAGGAATATTATGCAATGAAAGGGGAGGTGTCTGGAAATGGTCCACCCCATGgaaaaacttttcaaattatCTTCATCAtttcctggagaagctggtagtgagcacaaacaaaaatacacctAGCTAAgatacaaaagggaaaaaaaataacgTATTCAGACAGCACGTCTATCCAAAGTACCTCAGGCTTTCAGCTCAGATGTaacaacataaataaatattcaagtaGGAGACCAGAACCAGGGGGATGTGACACAGGAACATGGTTTCCATTCCAGCAGTAGTAAGGTACACAGAGAATGGTAACAGGGCAACTGTGCCACTCTGTAATGACCCCGTAATACTTTTGCAAACACAGCTTTCTTGTCTCTGGTATCTTGGCCAACTGCTTAAGCTCACAGAGCCATTCTACATACTGACGCTTTGTGCAAGTTCATGCTTCTTGTCCTAAACTGCTGTCATAGTGTAGTGTTCAACAGCTGTTGGGTTGCACTCCAAGAACTGCTGCAGTGGTGGACCCCTTAACAGATGTAAAGTTGGTCATGCACTTTGGGATGAAAAGGGCCATTATAAGTGTCAGTTACGTTATATTGTATGATCAGATCCACGAGCAGGTGGCAGAGAGATCATGTCGGGTCAGATTTATGTCGTTCTAATCCTCCTTCCAGTGCAGACCACAATATGAATATTTTAGCACCTGACCAGGCTTTAAAATTCCACCACCAaagttatttcttctctttaaaaaaagtgtatgaTTTGTGTTTACAGGAAAGTCTGATCGAAGGAGAAGCTAGACGAAAGAAGATTTAAACCCACAAAGCCAAGTGGAACAACGGACCcagaataaaatttcaaagcTATGTTAAAAACAATTCCTCTTCAAATGGCCTCTGCTTACATTGCGTTATGTGAATAAATACTCTGAAGTTGCATTTAAATAGTAGAAGATAATTGTTGTGTAGATTACTAGCTTATATGTAAAAGAGAACACATTCTAGTCCAGTGGTGGGGACTCAGCAGCATAGGGTCTGCTTTGTGTCCTGCAATGAAAACTTGGACGTGACAGCTTTTGTTTCACACGTACAGACAATGCCTGGACAAAGGCACTGTCTGATCTCAGTAATCTCTGGATAAAACAGTAATACAACTTTGTTAAAATCAAGAATAAACTTACTGTTGGAATGTAAATCCACTCGCACTTCAGTAGCCCACGTACAAAAGACTTTTATATGCTCTTTTTTACTGGTTCACTCATAaaaactacatttattttaaaaaggtatttacaAAGTTTACAAtagttaatgcattttaaaaaacatgaaaatttatACACCTTGCTTTACAGACTTAGTGAATCATATGTCATTTACCCAGAGAGATGCAGACCCCCTTTCCAAAGCTTAGCTCCTACTCCTTCTTCAGAGCCagtttaaaagctgtattttttgctGATTCAATTGCAGAGGactaaaagaaagaggaaaaaaagaaggtatttgCAGTCTGCAGAGGTGGGTTTTATAACTAAACCATCACATCCAGGATCTCAAAACACTCACAAAAACATGTTACACAACATCCATATTCTCCTGAATTCAAGACAAACATGTCCCAAGGTTTATCATGTCATTAAACCTTTATAATACCAACAATGAAAAACCACATCAATTAATACCATGCATATTGGGGCTGaatttcagagctgctgaggaCTCAcacctctgtttaaaaaatacaaaacctgcAGACCATGCACGTGAAAAGCAAGTTCAAAGTATGCAGTCATGCACGTCCAGGGATTTCAATGACAGCCTTAAATCAGGACAGTCAGACCAATACAGCATAAACGGATGCTTTTCACCTTTTGTTAAGCTCCTCTGTACTCCTGTGCATACTCTCTATAGTGCCCACACATACTGTCTTAAAGGTGCTTTAACGTTAATAGAGCAGAATTAGGTGAACCTcatgtgcttttgaaaagccCCCCTCTGGCCATGCAATCAATGAAATCACATTATTTGTTTACTTCTTCTTTCTGATGTAGTCCTAGGAAAAGCTCACACTGGTCCACTAGATAATTTGGTCTGCAACAGTAAATATAAGACAGAgaaggttttaattaaaagaaaaaaattgaaagaaggTAGCAGTAATGGGTCAGGAATGTTTTCActataaaaaaagattacagTTAAATTACAGACATCTTAAActtattatttccatttacaattgtaaaaataaataaggagaGAAAATCTGAGCCATTATCACTGTAAGTCTAACTCACTGTTAATCTGTGGAACATACACTGGGCTGCATAGTGTGAAGGTTATTAGAGAGATGCAGGTTCTCAAAAACCACTGCATATACATTACGGTAGTTTCTGCCACTGCAGATCACAGAGCTGTTCTCACTGGAATCGGTGTCCTTTCCTAATCCAATAATCCACTGAAATGGAAAGctgtctgtttctctcttcccctgATGTGGATTAGAGcctgtaacatttttaaaggaatttatcACAGCATgacaaattttaattaaaagttccAGAAAACAAGTGTTGAGCAtatttctccaaagaaaaaaaatcctctaagACTTGAAATTTAACACCAGCTTTGAACGGCATGGCTATGAAATGGGATTAGgttttgtcttctctgcagACTGGATATTTGAGATTTGTTTTATTCAAAACTGTGAATTGGGTAGAAACGTTGctgtttgctttaatttctggTATGCAGAGATGACATCATTATGGACTGTTCTCCTACTCCCATTTTTAGCCCTCCAGTTTAAAAGACATTAGAtgacatttccaaaagcatctAATTAACATGGAAAGATGATTCTCATTCTGAAAACTAAGCAGGGAGACCTTAAATTGTCTCTGAAAATTAGATCTCAGAACTTAAGTCAGGTAGGTACTGTAGCAAAGACcagaacacttaaaaaaaaaaaaatcaggagtcTGGTGGGATTTCTCATGGGAGTGTGGGCACTTAATTAAAATCAGTCAGGCCGCATGCTTATATGCTTATTCATACACTTAAATGCCcaactgactttaaaaatctgacaCTTAGAAGacaatgctttttttctaaaactggCACGAAGCTCTAAATCATTTAGGCACAGCACATAAATTCCATCTTGTACTTCTAAGCAAAGTATGCTGACTTATATCAGCTAAGAACATAACTCTTCACGTACCACAGTCAGTaatacatttaagaaaactgAACTCCTGTTTGGGAGTTAGTTTGCCAAAAGGcaagaaggagaagcaggaagagTTTACAGCACTTCAGACTCTAGAACAAGAATTacaccaagaaagaaaaaaatcccccaaccTCAAACCCCTTTTGGCATAGAAAATTTGCCAATGGTCCAAAATATCTCGGGA is a window encoding:
- the GNRH1 gene encoding progonadoliberin-1 — its product is MEKPKKIFVSVLLFVMLVEICLAQHWSYGLQPGGKRNAENLVESFQETANEMEKLGGVQETECPGSYQHSRFSDLKEAMESLIEGEARRKKI